In Pseudomonadaceae bacterium SI-3, the sequence AGCACTTGAGCCGTGAATGGCTTGACCACGTATCCGTTAACGCCAGCCTGCGCGGCTTCGATGATCTGGTCGCGCTTGGCTTCAGCGGTAACCATCAATACCGGCAGATGCTTGAGACGTTCGTCGGCACGCACTGCGCGCAGCAGGTCGATGCCGCTCATGCCGGGCATGTTCCAGTCGGTGACGAGGAAATCGAAACTTCCGCTCTTGAGCATCGGCAGCGCAGTGGTGCCGTCATCTGCCTCGGCAGTGTTGGTAAAACCCAGATCGCGCAAGAGGTTCTTGATGATCCGTCTCATGGTCGAAAAATCGTCGACGATGAGGATTTTCATGTTCTTGTCCAAGTACACCTCCGTAAATCCCGAATCGAGACCTGCTCACGGTCTGTTTGCGAGCCTCATGAATGAAGCTCGTAAGCGGTCTCTAATGCTTTTGTCGCAAACCGGTCGTTAACGCGCGCGCCACTCGCCAAGACGAGCCCGCAGACGGGCCGCGCACTGACTGTGCAACTGGCTCACCCGTGATTCACTGACGCCCAGTACCTGACCGATTTCCTTCAAGTTCAACTCTTCGTCGTAATACAGCGAAAGCACCAACTTTTCACGTTCGGGCAGGTTACTGATGGCCTCGGCCAACGCCTGTTGGAAACGCTCGTCTTCAAGATCGCGGGACGGTTCCGGATGGGTGCTGGCTGCATCCTCCTCGAACTCCCCGTGCTCGCCTTCCTGAAGCAGATCATCGAAGCTGAACAGGCGGCTGCCCAGGGTGTCGCCCAGAATGCCGTAGTACTCATCGAGACTCAATTTAAGTTCGGCCGCAACGTCCTGATCTTTAGCGTCGCGTCCTGTTCTAGCCTCAATTGCCCGAATCGCCTCACTGACCATGCGCGAGTTTCTGTGTACCGAACGCGGCGCCCAGTCACCTTTGCGCACCTCGTCGAGCATGGCGCCTCGGATGCGGATACCGGCGTAGGTCTCGAAACTCGCCCCTTTTCCGGCGTCATATTTTTTTGACGCCTCCAGCAAGCCGATCATGCCGGCCTGCATCAGGTCGTCGACCTGCACGCTTGCCGGCAAACGCGCCAGGAGGTGATAGGCAATGCGCTTGACCAGCGGTGCATACTGATCAATGAGTTGATATTGCGAGTCTTTAGCCTGAGCTTTGCTGTAATACATACCGAATCCAGCCGCTATTGTTCGTTAGGCTCTGCGGCGGGCCTAACCAGGCGCTCCACAAAGAACTCCAGATGACCGCGTGGCGTTGCCGGCAACGGCCAAGTGTCCACCTTCTGCGCGATAGCCCTGAACGCCAGCGAGCACTTTGCACGCGGGTAGGCCTCATAAACGGCACGCTGCTTCTGCACGGCCTTGCGCACAGCTTCGTCATACGGGATGGCGCCGACGTACTGCAGCGCCACGTCCAAGAAGCGCTCAGTCACCTTGGTCAGCTTGGCAAACAGGTTGCGCCCTTCCTGCGGCGCATGGGCCATGTTGGCCAAGACCCGGAAGCGGCTGATGCCGTAGTCACGATTGAGCAGTTTGATCAGCGCATAGGCATCGGTGATTGACGTGGGCTCGTCGGTGACCACCAGCAACACTTCCTGCGCGGCGCGAACAAAGCTCACCACACCATCACCAATGCCAGCGGCAGTGTCGATGATCAGCACATCGATATCATCGCCGATGTCGCTGAAAGCCTGGATCAAACCGGAGTGTTGAAGCGTCGACAGCTGCACCATGCTCTGAGTGCCGGAAGCGGCCGGAACAACACGTATGCCGCCCGGCCCCTGAATCAGCACATCGCGCAGGTCACATTCACCGGAAATGACATCAGCCAGGGTGCGTTTTGTCGTCAGGCCGAGCAACACGTCGACGTTAGCCAGACCAAGGTCGGCGTCGAGCAATACCACTCGACGCCCGAGATCGGCCAGCGCCAAGGCCAGATTGACCGACACGTTGGTCTTGCCGACGCCACCCTTG encodes:
- the fliA gene encoding RNA polymerase sigma factor FliA (sigma factors are initiation factors that promote the attachment of RNA polymerase to specific initiation sites and are then released; this sigma factor directs late flagellar biosynthesis genes), giving the protein MYYSKAQAKDSQYQLIDQYAPLVKRIAYHLLARLPASVQVDDLMQAGMIGLLEASKKYDAGKGASFETYAGIRIRGAMLDEVRKGDWAPRSVHRNSRMVSEAIRAIEARTGRDAKDQDVAAELKLSLDEYYGILGDTLGSRLFSFDDLLQEGEHGEFEEDAASTHPEPSRDLEDERFQQALAEAISNLPEREKLVLSLYYDEELNLKEIGQVLGVSESRVSQLHSQCAARLRARLGEWRAR
- a CDS encoding MinD/ParA family protein; this translates as MGMHPVQVIAVTGGKGGVGKTNVSVNLALALADLGRRVVLLDADLGLANVDVLLGLTTKRTLADVISGECDLRDVLIQGPGGIRVVPAASGTQSMVQLSTLQHSGLIQAFSDIGDDIDVLIIDTAAGIGDGVVSFVRAAQEVLLVVTDEPTSITDAYALIKLLNRDYGISRFRVLANMAHAPQEGRNLFAKLTKVTERFLDVALQYVGAIPYDEAVRKAVQKQRAVYEAYPRAKCSLAFRAIAQKVDTWPLPATPRGHLEFFVERLVRPAAEPNEQ
- a CDS encoding chemotaxis protein CheY, whose amino-acid sequence is MDKNMKILIVDDFSTMRRIIKNLLRDLGFTNTAEADDGTTALPMLKSGSFDFLVTDWNMPGMSGIDLLRAVRADERLKHLPVLMVTAEAKRDQIIEAAQAGVNGYVVKPFTAQVLKEKIEKIFERVNG